The following are from one region of the Cetobacterium somerae genome:
- a CDS encoding ATP-dependent DNA helicase, which translates to MNLNLSQKEAVENIDGPLLIIAGPGSGKTRTLVERMVYMIKERNIKPDEILVSTFTERAARELTTRIGNRLKNEKIYLEGLYIGTLHSICLKIIDENIEYSNLEKGYRVLDNVDQKFFIFSKLKFFKDIKGFKEFFQNKSYLTNWKIGESLIKWFNRFSEEGLEVNDDSFLAKSYQIYKKILFEENVIDFSMIQCEAYRILNENSKILKNFQEKIKYIMIDEYQDTNTIQEKLIFLIGGENQNICVVGDDDQGIYRFRGATIRNILQFEGRVGKVCKIVKLEVNYRSEKDIVNFCKEWIDSLYWDEFRHSKELIVPKDKNIDRTRVVKLSVENSENKWQERIANFLIFMKNSKKITDYNQVAFLFRSVRNKRIISLAHYLEYKGIGVYSPRSNLFFNREEIILIIGIFLYILLRADSKIYNNEYKLEILDYYKKCLNSIEKKIKIDNELKKDLDILKNEYENINKNKGNLLSLYYEIIALNCFKNIFENEENSVLQNRALYNLGIFSKIIEKADKISKIQNLTSENILKIGDYLFTMHLKFLKQNGVDEYEDIKEYAPKGAVSFLTIHQSKGLEFPVVIVGSLESIPEVDRDDEGELEKKYIPYNNFEPEYRIKDFDFWRLYYTAFSRAKNLLILSCVESNKGKRQVPSLPFKRVYESIPDILSGDLKFSELDIENTSTIDIKDSYSYTGDLLKYKECPYRYKLNKIYDFQRKKTIENFYGNLIHESLEYINKTIINNKYLNIEEIENRYYSSYEMMKKKENLYLDNDVLKKGLNQILNYYNNDLIKMKIVDVEKNLFVFRENYTIEGKLDLIIQDGENLKIIDFKTGSDNLDNESLENYIAQIKLYCYLLSMNSEKKVLGGYIYFVKNQNKIEIPYTLGDEEEILKDFDSITEQISNGMFSEKRLSEEKCLKCEFKKHCFGINMI; encoded by the coding sequence ATGAATTTGAATTTAAGTCAAAAAGAAGCAGTAGAAAATATTGATGGACCATTACTAATAATAGCTGGTCCAGGTTCTGGGAAAACAAGAACTTTAGTAGAGAGAATGGTTTATATGATAAAAGAAAGAAACATAAAACCAGATGAAATATTAGTTTCTACATTTACAGAAAGGGCTGCAAGAGAGTTAACAACAAGAATAGGAAATAGATTAAAAAATGAAAAAATATATTTAGAAGGATTGTATATAGGAACCCTCCATTCCATTTGCTTAAAAATAATAGATGAAAATATAGAATACTCAAATTTAGAAAAAGGATATAGAGTTTTAGATAATGTAGATCAAAAATTTTTTATTTTTTCTAAGTTAAAATTTTTTAAAGATATTAAAGGCTTTAAAGAATTCTTTCAAAATAAAAGTTATCTAACAAACTGGAAAATTGGAGAAAGTTTAATAAAATGGTTTAATAGATTTAGTGAAGAGGGATTAGAAGTAAATGATGATAGTTTTTTAGCAAAAAGTTATCAAATATATAAAAAAATTCTTTTTGAAGAAAATGTTATAGATTTTTCAATGATTCAATGTGAAGCTTATAGAATTTTAAATGAAAACTCTAAAATTTTAAAAAATTTTCAAGAAAAAATAAAATATATTATGATTGATGAATATCAGGATACTAATACAATACAAGAAAAATTAATTTTTTTAATAGGTGGAGAAAATCAAAATATTTGTGTAGTGGGGGATGATGATCAAGGAATCTATAGATTTAGAGGAGCTACAATTAGAAATATTCTTCAGTTTGAAGGAAGAGTAGGAAAGGTTTGTAAAATTGTTAAATTGGAAGTGAACTATAGATCTGAAAAAGATATTGTTAATTTCTGTAAAGAATGGATAGATAGTCTATATTGGGATGAATTTAGACATTCAAAAGAATTGATTGTGCCTAAAGATAAAAATATTGACAGAACAAGAGTTGTAAAATTATCAGTAGAAAATTCTGAAAATAAGTGGCAGGAAAGGATTGCTAATTTTTTAATTTTTATGAAAAACTCAAAGAAGATAACTGATTATAATCAAGTAGCTTTTTTATTCAGATCAGTAAGGAACAAAAGAATAATTTCCTTAGCCCACTATTTAGAATATAAAGGAATTGGTGTCTATTCACCTAGATCAAATTTATTTTTTAATAGAGAAGAAATTATATTGATTATAGGTATTTTTCTATATATTTTATTGAGAGCAGATAGCAAGATTTATAATAATGAATATAAATTAGAAATTTTGGATTATTATAAAAAATGTTTAAATTCTATAGAAAAAAAGATAAAAATAGATAATGAGTTAAAAAAAGATTTAGATATTCTTAAAAATGAATATGAAAATATAAATAAAAACAAAGGAAATTTATTGAGTTTATATTATGAAATAATAGCGTTAAATTGTTTCAAAAATATATTTGAAAATGAAGAGAATAGTGTTTTACAAAATAGAGCATTATATAATTTAGGAATATTTTCTAAAATTATTGAAAAAGCAGATAAAATTTCGAAAATTCAAAATTTAACTAGTGAAAATATATTAAAAATTGGGGACTATCTGTTTACAATGCATTTAAAATTTTTAAAGCAAAATGGTGTAGATGAATATGAGGATATAAAAGAATATGCTCCTAAAGGTGCTGTATCATTTTTAACAATTCATCAATCAAAAGGATTAGAGTTTCCTGTTGTTATAGTAGGTTCTTTAGAAAGCATTCCTGAAGTTGATAGAGATGATGAAGGAGAACTTGAAAAAAAGTATATACCATATAATAATTTTGAACCAGAATATAGAATAAAAGATTTTGATTTTTGGCGATTATATTATACTGCTTTTTCAAGAGCTAAAAACTTATTAATACTAAGTTGTGTTGAAAGTAATAAAGGAAAAAGGCAAGTCCCTTCACTGCCATTTAAAAGAGTTTACGAAAGTATTCCAGATATTTTATCAGGAGATTTAAAATTTTCAGAATTAGATATTGAAAATACAAGTACTATAGATATAAAAGATAGTTACTCCTATACTGGAGATTTACTAAAATACAAAGAATGTCCTTATAGATATAAATTGAATAAAATTTATGATTTTCAAAGAAAGAAAACAATTGAAAATTTTTATGGAAACTTAATTCATGAAAGTTTAGAGTATATAAATAAAACTATAATTAATAATAAATATTTAAATATTGAAGAAATAGAGAATAGATATTACTCTAGTTATGAAATGATGAAAAAGAAAGAAAATTTATATTTAGATAATGATGTTTTAAAAAAAGGACTAAATCAAATATTGAATTATTATAATAATGATTTGATAAAAATGAAAATAGTAGATGTTGAAAAAAATTTATTTGTATTTAGAGAAAATTACACAATAGAAGGAAAATTAGATTTGATTATACAAGATGGAGAAAATTTAAAAATAATTGATTTTAAAACAGGGTCAGATAATTTAGATAATGAAAGTCTAGAAAATTATATAGCTCAAATAAAGCTATACTGTTATTTATTATCAATGAATAGTGAGAAAAAGGTTTTGGGTGGCTATATATATTTTGTAAAAAATCAGAATAAAATTGAAATACCATATACTTTAGGTGATGAAGAAGAAATTTTAAAAGATTTTGATTCAATAACAGAGCAGATATCTAACGGTATGTTTTCAGAAAAAAGATTATCTGAAGAAAAATGTTTAAAATGTGAATTTAAAAAGCACTGTTTTGGTATAAATATGATATAA
- a CDS encoding 4Fe-4S binding protein, whose translation MHVIDKDTCIGCGACEGTCPVSAISADANGKYEIGEACVDCGACAGVCPVSAITA comes from the coding sequence ATGCACGTAATAGATAAAGATACTTGTATTGGATGTGGAGCTTGCGAAGGAACTTGCCCAGTATCAGCAATATCAGCTGACGCTAATGGAAAATATGAAATTGGAGAGGCTTGTGTAGATTGTGGAGCTTGCGCAGGAGTTTGTCCAGTATCAGCAATAACAGCATAG
- the pgeF gene encoding peptidoglycan editing factor PgeF, with protein MFIDKEFYYELEEFSKLGLKAIYTTKSFGDVKKEEDRNKIKSILNIEDKKIYSGFQTHSSNIVVIDEETIIYSEDTDGFITKRDDVVIFTKYADCLPIYIYDTENGAFGCVHSGWAGSFENIGLKAIEMMKKEFNSKIKNIVVAFGVGISLENYEVSEEFYLKFKRKFNEKLLEKVFLKKENKYYFDNQQFNYNLMKESGVQEKNIITNNLCTYRDNFHSYRREKEDSGRNGAYIFVDKNRKK; from the coding sequence ATGTTTATAGATAAAGAATTTTATTATGAGCTTGAAGAGTTTTCAAAGTTAGGATTAAAGGCAATTTATACAACTAAAAGTTTTGGAGATGTGAAAAAAGAAGAGGATAGAAATAAAATTAAGTCTATATTAAATATAGAGGATAAAAAAATTTATTCAGGATTTCAAACACATTCGTCAAATATTGTGGTTATAGATGAAGAAACGATAATTTATTCAGAAGATACAGATGGATTTATAACTAAAAGAGATGATGTAGTTATATTTACAAAATATGCAGATTGTTTACCCATATACATATATGATACTGAAAATGGTGCTTTTGGATGTGTTCATTCAGGATGGGCAGGAAGTTTTGAGAATATTGGTTTAAAAGCTATTGAAATGATGAAAAAAGAATTTAATAGTAAAATAAAAAATATTGTAGTAGCATTTGGAGTAGGAATATCTCTTGAGAATTATGAAGTATCAGAAGAGTTTTACTTGAAATTTAAGAGGAAGTTTAATGAGAAACTGTTAGAAAAAGTTTTTTTAAAAAAAGAGAATAAATATTATTTTGATAATCAACAATTTAATTATAATCTTATGAAAGAGAGTGGAGTACAAGAAAAAAATATTATAACTAATAACCTATGTACATATAGAGATAACTTTCATTCTTATAGAAGAGAAAAAGAAGATTCAGGAAGAAATGGAGCATATATATTTGTTGACAAAAATAGAAAAAAGTGA
- the aroF gene encoding 3-deoxy-7-phosphoheptulonate synthase yields MYVVLKESATSQEILELKKFIQKTGHGALEILDGSIKKIGIMGKKDGLTKEELKEFSIVKEIIKIGKPFKFVSREFKKEDTLIEIKGRKIGGTDLILMAGPCSIENKEMIMDIAKVVKENGGEFLRGGAFKPRTSPYDFQGLGEEGLKYMREACDKYDLVMVTEVMDTRDIELIEKYTDIFQVGARNMQNFSLLKELGKTDKPILLKRGLSATIREFLMAAEYIVAFGNEKVILCERGIRTFEIATRNTVDINGVALLKEKSHLPIIIDASHGTGKKSLVEPVTLGCILAGADGAMVEIHQNPACALSDGEQSLNFQEFEVLCKKMKKTLEFKESLKCL; encoded by the coding sequence ATGTATGTAGTGTTAAAAGAAAGTGCTACATCTCAAGAAATCTTAGAGCTGAAGAAATTTATACAAAAAACAGGACATGGAGCTTTAGAGATTTTAGATGGTAGCATAAAAAAAATAGGAATAATGGGAAAAAAAGATGGGCTAACTAAGGAAGAATTGAAGGAATTCTCAATAGTTAAAGAGATTATAAAGATAGGAAAACCTTTTAAGTTCGTTAGTCGAGAATTTAAAAAAGAGGATACCCTTATAGAAATAAAAGGTAGGAAAATAGGTGGTACAGATTTAATTCTAATGGCAGGGCCATGTTCAATTGAAAATAAAGAGATGATAATGGACATTGCTAAAGTTGTAAAGGAAAATGGAGGAGAATTTTTAAGAGGTGGAGCTTTCAAGCCAAGAACATCTCCATATGACTTCCAAGGTTTAGGAGAAGAGGGCCTAAAATATATGAGAGAAGCATGTGATAAATATGACCTTGTAATGGTAACAGAAGTAATGGATACTAGAGATATAGAGTTGATAGAAAAATATACAGATATATTTCAAGTTGGAGCTAGAAATATGCAAAATTTTAGCTTATTAAAAGAACTAGGAAAGACAGATAAACCTATTCTTTTAAAAAGAGGATTAAGTGCTACAATAAGAGAGTTTTTAATGGCGGCAGAATATATAGTTGCTTTTGGTAATGAAAAAGTTATTCTTTGTGAAAGAGGAATTAGAACATTTGAAATCGCAACTAGAAATACTGTTGATATAAATGGTGTAGCACTTTTAAAAGAAAAATCTCATCTTCCAATTATAATAGATGCAAGTCATGGAACGGGTAAGAAATCTTTAGTTGAACCAGTGACACTAGGATGTATATTAGCAGGAGCAGATGGTGCAATGGTAGAAATACATCAAAACCCAGCATGTGCTTTATCAGATGGAGAGCAAAGTTTAAATTTTCAAGAGTTTGAAGTTTTATGTAAAAAAATGAAAAAAACATTGGAATTTAAAGAGAGTTTAAAATGTTTATAG
- a CDS encoding MarR family winged helix-turn-helix transcriptional regulator, giving the protein MKNNEGSIFLISAINKEINFLFDNFLSELEITKTESMYLRLIYNNPGITQYEISKLRKIEKSLVTKYITNLEDKGLIEKKLLDKRKKGLYLIEDGQKAIKFIDDFIPDLQEKFKDIFTNEESKFFNNLLKKLKLRLEEVNERES; this is encoded by the coding sequence ATGAAAAATAATGAAGGTTCTATTTTCCTTATATCTGCAATTAATAAAGAAATAAATTTCCTTTTTGATAATTTTCTTTCTGAACTAGAAATAACTAAAACAGAAAGCATGTATCTAAGATTAATTTATAATAATCCTGGTATAACACAATATGAAATATCAAAATTAAGAAAAATTGAAAAATCTTTAGTTACAAAATATATAACTAATCTAGAAGACAAAGGATTAATAGAAAAAAAATTACTTGATAAAAGAAAAAAAGGATTGTATTTAATAGAAGATGGTCAAAAAGCCATTAAGTTTATTGATGATTTTATTCCTGATTTACAAGAGAAATTTAAAGATATTTTTACCAATGAGGAATCTAAATTCTTTAATAATTTATTAAAAAAATTAAAACTTCGTCTTGAAGAAGTAAATGAAAGAGAGTCTTAA